CCATGGTGGGCGGCAACTTGAATCCACGCCAGCACCAATAGACTGTGTGCGACCAATGCGAGAAGCTGTGGGTGATGAAATGGAATTGATCGTTGATGGCGGGGTTAGGCGAGGGGTTCATGTTTTAAAAGCACTCGCCTTAGGTGCGAATGCTTGTTCATTCGGACGCCCCTATCTTTACGCGCTCGCGGCGGGTGGGGAAAAGGGAGTAGATCGAGCCTTGGGGCTTATGCGAGAAGAACTCAACCGATCTTTAGCCCTGCTTGGGTGCCAAAGTTTGAGCGATATCAAGTTGGATCATGTGCAGCGTTCGTCTTGAGGTGATGCACCCTGTTGCACGGTTCGAAAATCGCCAAAACTCTATAGTCGAATCTAGGGACTAAGCTCGCGGTTCAACGTCTTGTATCGACAGCGAACCAAGTCGTGCGCAAGTAGGTTCTGTTTGCTGGTTTGTGTTCAACCTTTTTTTCGCAAGAAGGGCGGGCGGAGTGAAGGTGCATAAATAGCGGCTAAATATACAACATGCTGGCAAGCAAGGAGTTTAGATTGTGGGTGCCTTCAGGTGGCTGGAGCGCCGAGGCGGTACCCGCTGATCCGTTGTTTTTTGATCTATAAGAGTTAGTTCGCCGTCCCTCCCCGCATTTAGTTAATCGATCAAGGGTATGGGCCAAAACTGTCTGAATTCCGTCGCAGAAGGCGAGCAAAAGTGCGCGTCGTGCGCGACTGTTCATGCTTTCCAAAATACCAATGTGTGACAAACATGCATCATTGACCGAATTAAAACATGTGGTACTGTATGTATCGAATAAAAGAAGCCATGAATCTCGGAGCAACTTGGGGTATCCACAATGAGAGAAACGCAGAAAAGCACCGCAGCGCTGAAAGCCATCCTATTGGGTGGGGCCATGACCGCCGCCACAATGGGGCTTCAATTCGCAGCGGCACAGGCGCAAGAGTCCAGTGATGGAAGCGCGCAGGACGCCGACGAAGTTGATCAGTCACTGCGCCTCGGCGGCGTTGTGGTAACGGCCCGTTTTCGAGAAGAGAGTCTTCAAGATATCGGTGCGAGTGTCGATGCAATTTCTGCCGAAGATTTTGAGGCTCGCAATATTCAGGATTTGCAAGATTCAATCCGTAATTTTGCGGGCACCGAAGTTATTAAAACAAACCCCAACAACAACGAAGTCACAATTCGGGGTTTGACCAACAGTAATACGGCGACTGCAAGCACTGCATTGATAAGTGTGTTTGTGGATGATGTTCCTGTCGTGTCTCCCCTCGGGCAACGGGATTTTTCCACATTCGATTTGCAACGGCTGGAATTGCTAAGGGGGCCGCAACCAACGCTATTTGGCGAAGGTGCTTTGGGGGGCGCGTTGCGCTATTTTAGTGCCGAACCAGATCTCGATGGCCCCAATTTCACAGGTGTTTTGCGCGGTCGATATGAGAGTATAGAAGATGGCGATGCCGTAGAGCGGCTCGACGGCGCGGCGACTGTTAATCTGATACCAGGAAAGCTCGGGGTTCGACTATCTGGATACACTCTAGACGATGGAGGGTTCATCGATCGCCGCGTAACTGGCTCTACGGTGGTCGAAGAAGACACCAACACTTTGGAGTCTTATGGTGTGCGAGCGGTCGTCTTGGCGCGCCCTACAGACGATTTGGAAGTGAAGTTTGCCGGACATTGGTTGAGAGATGATATTGGGTCAGACTATTCGGTAACTCCTGGTGGAGACCCAGGAGAGCTGACACTAGAAACTTTTGCGCCGATCCCAGCAGACGTCTCTGAAGACAATGTCGATCTGTACTCACTGAATATCACGAATGACTTTGGGCCAGTTTCGGTTTCGTCGATAACCGGCCTCTATCAAAGAGAGCGCCCAAGCCGCGCCCTATCTGTCGGTAACACATTTGGCTTGCCGGGGTTCTTTAACCCGCCCATCGATACGACAACGTTTGGTGTGACTCTGTCAGAACAAGATAACTTTAGTCAGGAATTTAGGTTTGTATCAAACCTAGACGGCCCATTGAATTTCACAGCGGGTCTGTTCTACCAAGACAACGAAACGGTCACCGACATCGTGTTGAATACTGTTGGATTGCCGGCAGTTTCCACTTTGGGCACCGACGTGCTCGCGACGGTGGATAACGTCCTGGAAACAGAAGAATATTCCGGCTTTGTTGAGCTGACCTATGAGGTGTCAGACCGGTTACGCCTGATTGGTGGTGCGAGATATATCCGTGAGACTGTAACGACGACGCTAAATGAAGCATTTGCCCCAATCAATTTGGTTCCCGCATTGGCACCGTTTAGTGCCTCTAACCCTCTGATTATCACCGATACGATCCCGATCTTATCAGCAGGACGAGGTAATAGTTTCGAGTTTGAGCTTGATCGGGTTTTGCCGCGCGCAGGCGTAGAGTTTGATCTGAAAGACAATGTTCTTCTTTACGCAAACGTTGCGGTCGGGGTGCGCCAGGGCGGCGTCAATGACCTCACAAGTGTTTTCTCACTGGCCAATGCCGCAGCCGCTGCGGCTGGAGCACCTGGGAGCCCGGAATTTGACGCGGCTTTCGATGCAGAACTAAGCAATCGTCTTACTTTTGACGAGGATGAAGTATTATCCATAGATTGGGGACTCAAGTCGACTTGGCTTGATGGCGATTTGACAGCCAATATTGGAATGTTCTGGTCCGAGTATGAAGAAGCACAGTATAGAATTTCAACGCCCGCGGTTGCAGTGGCCAATGGACCATCGCAAAAAATAATCGGACTTGAATTGGAGACGGCCTATCAACTAAACGATTACGTCTCAGGTTTCTATAATATGTCGCTTTTAGACGGAGAGCTTCAAGAGAACTTCCTGTCCGTGGCGACCCTAGCGCCTTTAACGAATTTTGATCTTCGAGAGGGCGGGGATTTGGTCAATGCTCCAGACTTTTCTATGTCATTTGGTGTAGATGGTCGTTACCCTATTAATGTTTCAGACCTCGAGCTGACCGGTAATCTCACCGTTTCGCATGTCGGATCGCGCTTGTCTGGATTGCAGGGATTCCCGTCTTCGCAGCAACTTGAAGCGTTTACGAATGTCGGGGTGCGTGCAGGCGTGCAAAACGAGCAAATCGCATTGACCTTCTTCGCGACCAATCTGTTCAATGAAGTGGAGTTTCAATCTTCGAACGCGAGTCTGTTCGCAGCGACCGTAGACGCGAATGGTCAGTTGGATGCTCCGCCAATTGGTAACTTCATTAACCGACCAAGAACACTTGGCGCCGAGTTGAGCTATCGCTTCTAATGAAGAGTCGCTTTATGTGAAAAAGGTAATCCTTCAGAATTAAAAGTGGATCTTACGATTTAATGAGAAGATCCGGCTCTTATTCTGCCGAGGAGATTTGTAGCAAAAAATGGCGTTAAGATGAATTGAAGTTTCTCGTTCGTCTTAACGCCTTTATTATTTTCGACCGACGTGTAGGCACAATCGTCCACAGGCCAATAGCAACTTTATCGAAGCGCGTATTTTCCAGCACAGATTGTTCCAACTGAGCGGTTGCGTGATGATTGAGCGGTCTCATTCCTTAAAGATTGAAGAGCGCGAGTGTCGTGCGTGGAATACCGAGCAAAAAAGACGCTTCGTAGAGACCGTTGAAGGGCGCATGCGCGATGAGTGCATTGCCCAACAACTGTTAGTTCGGAGAATGACGACAGGGGTATCAACTGATGCCAGATAAACTGCCTGATAACATCCGATTGTGATTGAATTTGATAGATGTTCTATAAGTTCAACACATACAAAAATGTATGCTGGGGTCCGTAATCTGAAATGTGTCGCGTGGGGTTGCGCTTTTGGTCACCGTTGGTCGGAAGTCCGTGCGCCAAAAAAACAGCATCGTTCAGGCGGAATACGTCATGTCTCTATGCCGCAGATACGACATCTATTAGATATAGAAAAAAGGTATGGCAGCTAGATAGATAAAGTATTTTTCAAATGGCTGATCGTGCGGGCAAGTAAGATACGTAGCTCACTAAACTCGGCTCAAATGGCCGCAATGAAGACACTGAGCTCAGGGAGGACCATATGAATTCTGTTAAGTTTAAGTCATCGCTGCTAATGGCGACGGCCACGTGTTTGGTGTTTGGCGCGGGCGCGCCGGCGATGGCACAAGATAACACCGATACTTCGGCGGTAGACGAAACCAGCGTCCAAGACACTGTTTTTGTCACAGCACGCAAACGTTCTGAGAGTATCCAGACTGTTCCGGTAGCGGTGACTGCATTCACCGGCGACAATCTTGAAGATCGCAATATTCAAGCACTCGCCAATATCGCCGAAGTCACACCGAACTTGCTTATCCAAACCGGCGGAACTGGAAACAATAAATCCAGCGTGTTTATCCGCGGTATTGGGCAATCGAGTAACCAGGTGTTCTTCGATCAAGGCGTCGGTACCTATGTCGATGGCGTTTACCGCCCAACCGCCCACGGTGGTCTCATTGATCTACTGAACATTGAGCGGATCGAAGTACTTCGCGGACCACAAGGCGACCTTTATGGTAAGAACGCAATTGGCGGTGCGATTAACATTGTTACCAAGCAGCCTGATGCGGTTGATACATTTGGGTCGTTTACTGCGGCCGTCGGATCGTATGACCGGATTGACGCGAAAGGGTTTGTGAATTTCCCGATTGTTCAAGATAAGCTTGGACTGCAAATCTCCGCCGCATCTCGCAATGCCGATGGCTATATCGATACAATTGCCGTTGATGGTGATGACGGACTGAACAGTCAGGAAAATGTTGCAATACGTGCAGCATTGAAGTGGAATTTGTCAGACAATGTGTCGTGGATCGGATCTATCGACATGTCTGATTCAGAATCCAGCGGTCCACCAATGTATCACAGGGAAATTATCCCAACCGGTCGCTTCAACGCCCAACACAATGATGCGGTTACCGCAGGGCTATTAGGAAACACGCCGCTTATCACCGAGGCTTTCGAAACGGGCGATCCGTTCCGTTCAAACATTACTGGTGACCAGCATCGCAGCAATGGAAGTGAAACCACCTATACGAGCCGCTTCGATGTGGACTTTGGGGCGTTTGATTTCGTCTCGCTGACATCCGCGAAGACGATTGAGACAAATGACGGGTTTGACGCCGATGGAACGCCCATCGATATTTCATCCAATTTGCGTTTCGTCGACAATGAAAGTTTCAGCCAGGAATTTCAAATCAACGGATTGGCCTTTGATGGCCGCCTAGATTACCTGTTTGGTGTGTACTATCTGCGCGACGAGGTTGAATTTAGAACGTTTGCAGAGAACAATATTTCAACCGCTGCGTTGGTTGGGATTGAGCCAGGCTTTCGTGACCGGTCATCCCGAAATTTGACTGACCAGACGCTCGATAGTTATGCGGCTTTCGCCAATGTGTCTTTCGATCTGACTGACCGTTTCGCCATCACGCTCGGTGGACGTTACATGGTAGAAGAGAAGTCTGTGATCGCAGCACGCACAAACGCTGCCGTGACAGCCCCGACGGTCGTCGGCGCTCAAGCTGAAGACGATTGGTCAAGCTTCTCTCCTAAAATCCAGCTGGAATACACCGTAAACGATGACCTCTTATTGTACGCGTCAGCAGCAAACGGCTTCAAGTCAGGCGGCATTAACAACCAAGTCGTGACCGATACATCTGGAAACGATACGTTGTTAGGCTTTGATGAGGAAACCGTATGGTCCTATGAGGCAGGCCTCAAAGGCGATTGGTTCAATAACACTCTGCGGACCAACGTGGCCGTGTTCTACATGGACTATGACGATCTCCAGGCGAACCTCTTCGACTTCAATGACGCAACCGGCACTCAAGTCAGAACCATCGTAAACTCTGGCGGTGCAGAAATGACGGGAATCGAAGTCGAAACCGCATGGTATCCGACCGAAAATCTCACCATTCAAGCGAGCGGCGCTATCCTTGATAGTGAATACAAAGACGATATCTTTGAAGTCGCCGGAGATCCAACGTCTGACCCAATCTTCATCGCGGGTGATCCACTCGCATTCGCTCCGGAATTTTCTTATTCTGTGTCCGGAATTTACGAGATTCCGTTGGAGAATGATGGAGCGGTTCGTCTGCGGGCAGATTATGCTTGGCGCGACATCACGTATTATGAACCCGAAGGCACGCTCGCCCAACGCGAAGCCGAAAGCCAAGACGCTTATGGTCTGCTGAACCTGTCACTCACATATGATCCGGCGGCTGATTGGTATATCTCGCTGTTCGGAACGAATGTGACGGATGAGTATTATCGTACCGGAACCTTTATCCAAACGCGCGCCGTCGGCGTAGAGTGGGATATTGTTGGCCGGCCGGCTGAATGGGGACTTAAAGTCGGGTACGAATTCTAAGATAAGATCACGAAGAGCAAGTGTTACTTTCCCTTGATTAACGTGCACTGTCCTCCTGTGCATAAACTTGCTTAACGTGTCTCCCAAGAATGCGCGCCCACGAGAGTGAGGCGCGCATTCTCACACTCGCAAACGAGGTTTGCGTGCCGCTGTGTTATCCTGTTGAACCTATTGCAGGCATCTCGTGAGGGGATTTCAAAAATGTTCAAAATTGTTAGCGCCTCGGTTTGTTCGAGTTTGCTTTTAGTTGCCGGCTTCGGGGGCAAGAGCGTAGCGCAAATCTGCGACGTAAGTGTTTCACACATAAGCTCCGAGCAAAATCGCTCTGAGTTTATGCGGGGAGTTCCCCCATCTCGAGAGCTTATCGTTAGCGCCAGCGATGAATGGTACAAAAACGAAGACCAAGCGTCTTGGGCATTTCAAAACAGCAGTTTAATTCATAAAGTCGCGGTGATCAGTCGAGGCGTCGGTCCCGCTCAAGAATTACCTTGCGCCGCGTCTGGAATTCTAAACAACACATATGCGAACATAGATGGGAAAGCCAAACCTTTATCCGGCATTTTAAGTGAATTGAATGTTGATGGATTTATCGCCCTTCATAAAGGCGAAATTATCGGTGAGGCCTACTTTAACGGGTTCGCTCCAGACAAGCGTCACATCGTTTTTTCAGTGACCAAGTCGATATTGGGAACGCTTGCTGGTGTGATGGTTGGCCGAGGTGAACTCGATCCTCAATCTCTGGTGACAGGTCATTTGCCCGAACTTATCGGTTCAGGGTTTGACGGCGCGCGCGTGCAAGACTTGCTGGATATGGTCGCGGGTGCAGAGTGGGATAAAGTACGTTCAGACCCAAGCTCGCTTGTGAACGTGAACGCGATGGCAGGAGCGTTTATTGAAGCCCCTAACGATTTTGAGTTTGGAAATACATTAGAGTTTCTAGCCTCCTTAGGGCCGCAGCGCCCACATGGTGAAAAATACGTCTATAACGCCTCTAATACCGAAGCGCTGGCCTGGATCGTTTCGCGAGCGGCTGGCCAAGCATGGCAAGATGAGCTTTCCGAGCGAATTTGGACGAAAATCGGAGCAGATAAGGATGCGGTCGTCGTTGTTGATCCTTATGGGCACGGCTTTGCCACCGCTGGTCTGAGCGCGACGCTGAGAGATCTTGCGAGGTTTGCGAGTCTATATCTAGCTTCCTCAGACCAAGAAGATCACGCCATCATACCAGGCGCATGGATTGAGGATATTTTAGCAGACGATCCAAAAGCTCGAGAGCATTGGCAATCAGGCAGCGATGCAGAAAGACGACCACTGGACGCTTACTACAAAAATCATATCCGTGTGTTAGATCCAGCCGCGGGTGAATTTTATGCAAGCGGCTTTATGGGACAGAAACTCTATATCAATCGCAAGCACGACTTTGTCGCGGTGTTTCTATCAACCGTGAGCGACAGAGCGGTCATTGATTTTCACGTTCCACTCATTCGCCAAGTTATCGCATCCCTCGAGATCGAGGAGGAAGGGCAATGATGAAAAGTCTGGGGTTGCCCTCATTGCTCGTGGCAATGTGTTTATCAGCTTGTGCCAGTGTTTCGCAGAACACCGATCAAGATCAATCGTCTATCTCTTATATGCAAGGTTTGCCGCCCGCAGCCGAACACCTCGTGTCCGACGATATAAGTTGGACACGCGACCCAGAAAAAGCACATTGGGCCAA
This DNA window, taken from Hyphomonas sp. Mor2, encodes the following:
- a CDS encoding TonB-dependent receptor; its protein translation is MRETQKSTAALKAILLGGAMTAATMGLQFAAAQAQESSDGSAQDADEVDQSLRLGGVVVTARFREESLQDIGASVDAISAEDFEARNIQDLQDSIRNFAGTEVIKTNPNNNEVTIRGLTNSNTATASTALISVFVDDVPVVSPLGQRDFSTFDLQRLELLRGPQPTLFGEGALGGALRYFSAEPDLDGPNFTGVLRGRYESIEDGDAVERLDGAATVNLIPGKLGVRLSGYTLDDGGFIDRRVTGSTVVEEDTNTLESYGVRAVVLARPTDDLEVKFAGHWLRDDIGSDYSVTPGGDPGELTLETFAPIPADVSEDNVDLYSLNITNDFGPVSVSSITGLYQRERPSRALSVGNTFGLPGFFNPPIDTTTFGVTLSEQDNFSQEFRFVSNLDGPLNFTAGLFYQDNETVTDIVLNTVGLPAVSTLGTDVLATVDNVLETEEYSGFVELTYEVSDRLRLIGGARYIRETVTTTLNEAFAPINLVPALAPFSASNPLIITDTIPILSAGRGNSFEFELDRVLPRAGVEFDLKDNVLLYANVAVGVRQGGVNDLTSVFSLANAAAAAAGAPGSPEFDAAFDAELSNRLTFDEDEVLSIDWGLKSTWLDGDLTANIGMFWSEYEEAQYRISTPAVAVANGPSQKIIGLELETAYQLNDYVSGFYNMSLLDGELQENFLSVATLAPLTNFDLREGGDLVNAPDFSMSFGVDGRYPINVSDLELTGNLTVSHVGSRLSGLQGFPSSQQLEAFTNVGVRAGVQNEQIALTFFATNLFNEVEFQSSNASLFAATVDANGQLDAPPIGNFINRPRTLGAELSYRF
- a CDS encoding TonB-dependent receptor, whose product is MNSVKFKSSLLMATATCLVFGAGAPAMAQDNTDTSAVDETSVQDTVFVTARKRSESIQTVPVAVTAFTGDNLEDRNIQALANIAEVTPNLLIQTGGTGNNKSSVFIRGIGQSSNQVFFDQGVGTYVDGVYRPTAHGGLIDLLNIERIEVLRGPQGDLYGKNAIGGAINIVTKQPDAVDTFGSFTAAVGSYDRIDAKGFVNFPIVQDKLGLQISAASRNADGYIDTIAVDGDDGLNSQENVAIRAALKWNLSDNVSWIGSIDMSDSESSGPPMYHREIIPTGRFNAQHNDAVTAGLLGNTPLITEAFETGDPFRSNITGDQHRSNGSETTYTSRFDVDFGAFDFVSLTSAKTIETNDGFDADGTPIDISSNLRFVDNESFSQEFQINGLAFDGRLDYLFGVYYLRDEVEFRTFAENNISTAALVGIEPGFRDRSSRNLTDQTLDSYAAFANVSFDLTDRFAITLGGRYMVEEKSVIAARTNAAVTAPTVVGAQAEDDWSSFSPKIQLEYTVNDDLLLYASAANGFKSGGINNQVVTDTSGNDTLLGFDEETVWSYEAGLKGDWFNNTLRTNVAVFYMDYDDLQANLFDFNDATGTQVRTIVNSGGAEMTGIEVETAWYPTENLTIQASGAILDSEYKDDIFEVAGDPTSDPIFIAGDPLAFAPEFSYSVSGIYEIPLENDGAVRLRADYAWRDITYYEPEGTLAQREAESQDAYGLLNLSLTYDPAADWYISLFGTNVTDEYYRTGTFIQTRAVGVEWDIVGRPAEWGLKVGYEF
- a CDS encoding serine hydrolase domain-containing protein, which translates into the protein MFKIVSASVCSSLLLVAGFGGKSVAQICDVSVSHISSEQNRSEFMRGVPPSRELIVSASDEWYKNEDQASWAFQNSSLIHKVAVISRGVGPAQELPCAASGILNNTYANIDGKAKPLSGILSELNVDGFIALHKGEIIGEAYFNGFAPDKRHIVFSVTKSILGTLAGVMVGRGELDPQSLVTGHLPELIGSGFDGARVQDLLDMVAGAEWDKVRSDPSSLVNVNAMAGAFIEAPNDFEFGNTLEFLASLGPQRPHGEKYVYNASNTEALAWIVSRAAGQAWQDELSERIWTKIGADKDAVVVVDPYGHGFATAGLSATLRDLARFASLYLASSDQEDHAIIPGAWIEDILADDPKAREHWQSGSDAERRPLDAYYKNHIRVLDPAAGEFYASGFMGQKLYINRKHDFVAVFLSTVSDRAVIDFHVPLIRQVIASLEIEEEGQ